A part of Miscanthus floridulus cultivar M001 chromosome 6, ASM1932011v1, whole genome shotgun sequence genomic DNA contains:
- the LOC136459860 gene encoding uncharacterized protein: MLTRTPTLGTASSLLLTHRHRLLAARTLSVSAAAGSSSTPVKMARSALDEVTDTGAFDRSPSTFRSSISRDGRFPAVAGRYHLYVSYACPWASRCLAFLKLKGLDHAIGVTAVKPIFERTKETDDHLGWVFPATADDEPGAEPDLLNGARSVRELYEIASANYTGKPSVPVLWDKQLKTVVNNESSEIIRMLNTEFNDIAGNPGLDLYPAHLRASIDEVNELVYDAINNGVYKCGFAKKQGPYDEAVARLYEALDKCEEMLGKQRYICGNQLTEADIRLFVTLIRFDEVYAVHFKCNKKLLREYPNLFNYTKDIYQIPGISSTVNVEHIRKHYYGSHPSINPYGIIPAGPNIDYNAPRDRERFGA; encoded by the exons ATGTTAACTCGCACGCCAACTCTCGGCACCGCATCCTCACTCCTGCTcacccaccgccaccgcctcctcgCCGCCCGGACCCtctccgtctccgccgccgccggctcctcctccacccccgTCAAG ATGGCACGGTCAGCGCTGGACGAGGTCACCGACACCGGCGCTTTCGACAGGTCGCCGTCCACCTTCCGGAGCTCCATCTCCAGGGACGGCCGGTTCCCCGCCGTGGCGGGGCGGTACCACCTCTACGTCTCCTACGCATGCCCCTGGGCGTCCCGGTGCCTCGCCTTCCTCAAGCTCAAGGGCCTCGACCACGCCATCGGCGTCACG GCTGTGAAGCCCATCTTCGAGCGGACCAAGGAGACCGACGACCATCTGGGCTGGGTGTTCCCCGCCACCGCCGACGACGAGCCTGGCGCCGAGCCGGACCTTCTCAACGGCGCCAGGAGCGTCAGGGAGCTCTACGAGATCGCCAGCGCCAACTACACCGGCAAGCCAAGCGTCCCC GTCCTGTGGGACAAGCAGCTCAAGACGGTGGTGAACAACGAGAGCTCCGAGATCATCCGGATGCTCAACACCGAGTTCAACGACATCGCCGGGAACCCCGGGCTGGACCTCTACCCGGCGCACCTCCGGGCCTCCATCGACGAGGTCAATGAACTGGTCTACGACGCCATCAACAACGGCGTCTACAAGTGCGGATTCGCCAAGAAGCAAGGGCCATACGACGAG GCTGTGGCCAGATTATATGAGGCTCTGGACAAATGTGAGGAGATGCTTGGCAAGCAACGCTATATTTGTGGCAACCAGCTGACTGAGGCTGATATTCGCCTGTTTGTGACTCTCATTCGATTCGATGAG GTCTATGCCGTCCACTTCAAATGCAACAAGAAGCTCCTGAGGGAATACCCAAACCTGTTCAACTACACCAAGGACATCTACCAGATCCCTGGCATTAGCAGCACTGTCAACGTGGAGCACATCAGGAAGCACTACTACGGAAGCCATCCGTCTATAAACCCCTACGGGATTATCCCCGCTGGCCCCAACATCGACTACAATGCCCCACGTGACAGAGAGAGGTTTGGCGCGTGA